AAGCGCTTTACGATAATCTCTACCCATCACGTATTATTGTAGGTTGTGATGACGAAAGTAAAGAAAGAGCAGCATCTTTCGCACAGCTGTTAGTTGAGGGTGCCATAAAAGAAAATATTGATGTTTTATTTATGGGTTTTACGGAAGCCGAAGCAGTAAAACTCTTTGCCAATACCTATCTGGCTTTACGTGTCTCATATTTCAATGAGCTTGATACTTATGCAGAGATAAAAGGATTAGATACCAAAAAGATTATTGAAGGTGTTTGCCTGGATCCACGAATTGGCGTGTATTATAACAATCCATCTTTCGGCTATGGTGGTTATTGTCTCCCTAAAGATACGAAGCAACTTTTGGCAAACTACCATGATGTTCCACAGAACATGATTTCTGCAATTGTAGAGAGTAATCAAACCCGAAAAGATTTTATTGCTGATCGGGTTTTAGAAATAGCTGACGCCTATGAAGCAAATGAGGATTGGAATAAAGGTAAGGAGAAAGAAGTGATCGTGGGGGTTTACCGCCTGACTATGAAAAGTAATTCAGACAATTTCCGTCAAAGCTCTATTCAGGGAATAATGAAGCGCATTAAGGCAAAAGGTGCAACAGTAATAATTTATGAACCTACCCTTAAAGATGGTGAAACCTTTTTTGGTTCAATAGTAATCAATAATTTAGGTGCTTTTAAAACTAAAAGTTCTTGCATCCTTGCGAATCGCTATGATCCTTGTCTGGAAGATGTGATTGAAAAAGTTTATACAAGAGATCAGTTTAGAAGAGATTAAAAAAGAGACTTAAGTTATAAGGAACATTAAAGATCATGTTTAGAGGTACAAAAATTAGATTGTTTGAGGAAAAAGTCTGGCTGTCACCCCCGATAATGTATGGAGGTGAATTGTAATATATTCAATGGGAATATGAAACAAATTGGATGTCTACTGTCGGAGAAAATATCGATGAAGTCAAAAAGCTAATTGTTGAAAAATTGGTATAAAGTACGTTGTTGCACTCTCTTCAGGAACTGCTGCCCTTTTATGAAGATGAAGATTAGTTCATGGGAGTATGGTATAAATGCAATATGACAAACATTATGGTCGCTACTGGGCTTCGGCAACCTTATTGCTATCCTGTTTTGTTTTTCCAGAGAGTAAAGATTATAAGTAAGTATGATGTGAGTTGTGCTGAATTTGGTTTCGCTATATGACTTATCATACTGACTTTATGGACAGTTTTAATTATCGCCATCTGATCCGTGACTCTGGAATAGATGATGTGGAACAGCGTAACGAGATTATTGAAAGAATGGAAGAGATGGGATTTAAAACAAATCTTTACTATAAGTCATAAGTCGTTGCCGATAATGACCGAATATAAAAGGTTGGGATAGAGAATTGAAAAATCTCCAAATGTGTATAATTATTATCATTATCATAATTTAATCACTTTATCGCGCCTCATAAAACTGAGCGATGAAGATGTTGAGTATATGTGTGATGTTAAAGGAAATTATTAAAACTACATAAGGTAAAGAATATGCTTAGAGAATGGGATGACCTGCCAAGATTCATGAAATGTGAAGAAGTCAGGGAATATTACAACATACTGGCACAGAAGAAAACCAGTCTACGATTGAAGAGAGGCTTTGATCTAGTAGTGAGCGGCATCATGCTTGTGGTTCTGGCAATTCCGATGGCATTCATCGCTGTTGTAATAAAACTGGATTCGAAAGGACCGGTCTTTTACAGGCAGGAGAGGGTCACAGCATATGGGAAGAAGTTCCGGATTCATAAATTTCGCACGATGGTGGATAATGCTGACAAGATAGGCGCAGCTGTCACAGTTGACGATGATAGTCGCATCACAAGGATTGGAGCAAAACTGAGAAATTTGAGATTTGACGAGTTGCCGCAAGTATTCGATGTGCTGGCAGGAGATATGAGTTTCGTCGGTACAAGGCCGGAAGCTGTGAAGTATGTAGAACAGTATAAGCCGGAGTTCAATGCCACACTACTTATGCCGGCAGGGATTACATCCGAAGCAAGTATTAGGTACAAAGATGAGTGTAAATTGCTAGATGCTGCGGGCAAGGTTGATGAGGTTTATGTGAACCAGGTATTACCAAAAAAGATGAAATGGAACCTGGAAAGTATTAGAAAATTCGGAGTTTTTCGAGAAATATTGACTATATTCCGGACGGTGTTTGCTGTTCTGGGAAAGGATTATAGCTGAGGGAGATTAAGATAATGGTAGATGGTATGGTTTCAATTATTATGCCTTCTTGGAATACAGCAAACTTTATAAGCGAATCAATTCAATGCGTTATAGACCAAACCTATACGAAATGGGAGCTTTTTATTGTGGATGATTGCTCGACTGATAATACTGAGGAAGTAGTTGCATCATTCAAAGACACTCGTATCAAATATTTTAAGAATGAGAAGAACAGCGGTGCAGCACTGACGAGAAATAAAGCTATGAGAGAGGCACAAGGCGAGTGGGTAGCATTTCTAGATTCAGATGACTTGTGGATGCCAGATAAGCTGGAGAAGCAGATAGCATTCATGAATACTCACGGGTACAACTTTTCCTATCATGAATACGAAAAGATAGATGAGCAGGATAAGCCATTGAATATCTACGTCTCTGGTCCAGACCTGATTAACAAGCACAAAATGTATAATTACGACTATATCGGGCAACTAACCATGATGTACAGTGCGAAGCACTTTGGCCTTATCCAGATAAAGGACATAAAAAAGAACAATGACTATGCAATTAGGCTTCAGCTTTATAAGAAGGACGGAACAGAGTGCCATCTGTTGAAGGAAAATCTTGCTAAATACCGCGTCAGAAAGAAGAGCATTAGCCACGATAAGCTAATTAAAAAGCTAAAGAGCCATTATGATCTCTTCCATTTGTGTGATGAAAAACCAGCACTAATAGCATTCTGGTATGCGTGTTGGAATATGTGGTACGGTTTAAACAAAAAAAGGAAGTATGAAAAAACATCCAATAGCTAGGTTTGTTTCTTGAAATCTTGAAACCTAAAAAACAGGCTTTGTCTGGATGTTATTGATGATGGGGATTGTTTATGGAAAGTGATAGCATTACAAAACTTGGAAATAAATCTATTGTAATTAAATTTTATGAGGCTGAACGATGGCTTTGGAACCATAAGCTACATTTCTTGGCCAAGATAGTCTGGAGACTCATTTATATATTATTTAATTGCTCAATTCCTCCTACAGCAGTTTTAGAAGGTGGTGTCAATATCGCACATGGAATAGGTATTGTAATACATCAAAATTCTGTTATTGGGAGTGGGACAAAGATATATCAAAATGTCACTATAGGGTCAGGAAATGGTCCGCGAATTGGACAAAACTGTATTTTGGGCTGCGGATGTTGTATTCTTGGAGATATTACAATAGGAAACAATGTTAAGGTTGGAGCAAATACTGTAGTACTTTATGATGTCCCCGATGATTGTACGGTAGTTGGAGTCCATGCAAAAATAATTTATAAATGATAGTAGAAAAGGCAGAAGGTAACTTATGAAAATACTGCATATAACTGCGATGGAACCATTAAGTCCAAATAGTGGTATTCCTGCTGTGCTAAAGCAATTAACGGACGCTCAAAACGCAATACCAAGTGTTGACTCCTTTGTACTTTCTTTGAAGGCGGAAGTAAATGAAATTGGCTCTCCATATTTTTTTTCCTTAGGGGAGAATTCGGTACGTGCTTTTCTTAATAACTATACACCTGATGTTGCAATACTTCACAGTTTTTTCCATGTGGAATATATTGGAGCAGTGCGAGCGTTAATAAAGGCTGGGATACAGTTTTATATAGAACCTCATGGTTCGTTCGGTCGTCAGGCAATGAAAAAATCTACTCTAAAAAAGAGAATAGCAAATGCTACAGTCTTCAGACAACAGATTAAAGAAAGTATCGGATATATTTTTACTAATAAGGCAGAACTAAAAGATGCAATCTACAGGACGAATAATGATTTAGTCATTCCAAATGGAGTGTGTCCTAACATAATCCGATCTTCAAAGATGAAAACGGAAGATTCCTTTTCTAACCCGACATTATATTTTCTTGGGAGATTTGATGTACATCATAAGGGGTTAGATTATCTATTTGATTCTTTGGATATTCTTGAAAATGAAAAGCAGAGTATAAAAATAAACATTTATGGCACAGGAAATGATAAACAGGTTAAATATGTTAATGATCGTATAAAGAATTACAGTTATATAAAGGCAACTAACTGTGGAACAATATATGGGGAGAAAAAAAAGAGGGCGTTAGAGTCGTGTAATATTCTTATATTGACGTCAAGATATGAAGGAGTTCCTATGACAGTATTAGATGGGCTCTCATATGGAAATCCATGTATAGTTACACCAGGTACAAATGTATCAGATGAAGTATCTGAGAATCTGATTGGATGGCATTCTGAACTATCGCCAAATATAATTGCAGAAACGATAATCAAGGCAACAAATGAGTATAAAATCAATGGAAAAAAGTATTATACAAGATGTAAGGAGTATGTGCTGAACCACTATTCATGGGAAAAAATCGCAGAGGACTCAATAAGTAAGTTGAGTAGAAAGGTATAGCAGAGTGTAATTGGAGGATATGGAGTGGATAATACTGTAATCGTGATTGGTGGGAATGGCTTTATAGGTTTTAGCGTTATAATAGAGCTCTTAAGAAGGAAAATAAATGTAAAATATTTAGATATAAACTGGCCTGAGGATCAATTTAGGTACGATTCTGTAGAGTATTGTATTGGGGACATTTGGGATAATAAATTCTTTCAGAAAGCCCTAAAAGGGGTTTCCTGCGTAATGGACTTTGTATCTACTAGTATGCCAAATACAAATGATATTTCACTAAATAATGAGATTAATAATACACTAAGATATCATGATTATATCCTCTCAACAATGAATTATTGTAATATAAGCAAGTATATTTTCCCTTCATCAGGAGGTGCTATCTATGGAAACAAGGAGTTTGGGTTTGCCTATGAAACGGATGTTCTCAGACCTACTACTCCATATGGTGTAGGCAAACAAATGACAGAGGAAATTATTCGTTATTACTACGAAAAATGTGGCATTTCTGCTTGCATTCTTCGTATCGGAAACGTGTATGGATCACCTAGAATCAGAAGCAAGGCACAAGGAGTTATAGATGTTTTCATCCAGAATGCGTTACGCGGCGAAAAAATAACGATTTGGGGAAATGCAAGGTCATCCGTTCGCGATTATATATACTTAGAAGATGTTGCGGTGTCCATTGCAGACATTTGTCAGACTGATTTTAATGATCTGCGAATATATAATGTTGGAACAGGTATCGGAACTAATCTTATGCAAATAATTAATCTAATTGAAGAGAAGCTTGGTAAAGAGGTGCAGTGCGACTACAAGGAATTCATGGCAAGCGGAATCAACAGCATCGTTCTTTCAAATGATAAGATTGCGAATGAAATTGGATGGAAAGCGAAAGTTTCATTGGATGAAGGAATTCGAAGAACAATTGAAACGAAAAGATCATTACTAAATGTATAGAGGTTAGTTGGTGGAAGAAGGTATGAGTAATATACTGATTGTAACACATTGGTTTTATCCTAGACAGAATCCAAGAGCGTTTAGAGGTTTTGAATTATATAGAGAGCTAAGTAAAGAACATAAGGTTGATGTACTGATAGGTGATTGGAAATTTCTTTTGAAATCAGGAGAAGATTATCATGTACTTGATTGCTATTCTGCACAAGAAATAGCAAATAGAAATGCAAAACTCTCAAATAAGAAATTAATTCAAACAGGAATAAAAGTAGTGCAATTCTTTATTGGTGATAGATATCTCCTAAGTGGTGGTAAATTTTTATATCAGTCTATTAATCTAGAGAATTATGATGCGGTAATATCTATAGGACTTCCGTTTTATGTCCATTGGATCACATCAAAAAAAATTAGAAATTATAAAGGAAACATTATATCGATATCTGATTGGGGAGATCCTTTTGACAAAGATCAGGGAAAGAAAATTGCCAATTATTTTACAAAAATTCAAAAACGCATTTGCAATACCTTTGATTATGTGGTAACTCCTACAAAAAATGCACTTTCATACTATGAAAAGTATAAGGATAACAAAAAAAATATTAGAGTAATTCCACAAGGATTTGATTTTTCGGAAGTTGAAATAGCAGATTACCGACCTAACAGGATACCGCATTTTGCATATGCAGGGATTTTTTACCATGATAAAAGGAATCCAGAGAAGTTCTTAGATTTTCTTTCAGAGGTTGAAGATGATTTTGTATTTACGATTTATACAATAAAGCATGGTCCAATGTATCAGAATATATTATTAAAATATAAAAAATTATTGAAAGAAAAACTGGTTATCAAAGATATGGTTCCAAGGTTAGAGTGCATCAGGCTGCTTAGCGAAAATGATTTTTTGATAAATATTGATAATGTTGTTAATGTACAAGTACCATCAAAGTTGATTGATTATACTTTATCGGGCCGTCCGATTCTTAGTTTTAAACAAGACGAGATTCCGAATGATAAATTTTATGAATTTATATCATCAAATTATTCCCAAAAATATTTGATTAATGTTGATGATTATAACATTACTAGTGTTGCGTCAAAGTTTAATAGTTTGATTCTGGGAGGGTAAGTTATGCATGATGCGTTCTATAGCAGAAAAGATAAACAGCTTATGGCATTATTATTGCTATTGTTCAGATTAACACTGGATTTTATGTATATTTATATCATTCAGAAAGAATACAACAACATTAATATTTTATCAATGGGGTATGCAAATGGAGCATTTTCATTTCATTATGATGCTGGAAGAATTGCTTATTCATTTTTTGCAAGTTTCCTTTTTATAGAACTTCTTGTTAGATGTATTATTCGTCATGATAAGCCACATGAATTGATATGTGTCGGATTGCTTGGCATTAGTATATTACCAAATATGGTTATGTTTGCTTATTCTAATATTGAGTGGCGGTTCATTTTATTGTTAACAATCTTTTGGATTTGGTTCTATACTATTGTCATTTTAATGAACAAAAAAGATGAAGATATAATAGATCGTGGTGAACAGAAAAGTGGCTCAATAGGGATATTCTCAAAAAAAACAGCGTGGTATCTATTTTGGATTATTGTTTTAGCATTTATCTTTGGAAGCATAGTTTTATCATATAGATATTATGGCGGTTTTCATATCAATTTAAGTTTTGCTGACAATGATGTATACGAGTTAAGATTATCTGCTAGAGGTTCATTTGGAACCTTTTTAAACTATTTTAGAAATAACGCCATGTACGTTATTATCCCCTTGATCGCGAATATCTTTCTTATTAAAAGAAAATATGGCTTGTTTGGAATCAGTTTTATTGTACTTTTACTTTTATTTAGTGTTGACTCTCAAAAAGCTGTGTTGATGTTAGCAATTCTTTCTTTTGGTGTTGCACATATTATTAAAAACAAGATTTCAAACACATTAATTAGAGGGCTATTGTTTGCTAACCTTTTTGTAATTCTTTTTTATCTGATTACTGGTAATTTGTTGCTTATCGAGTATCTTGTAAAAAGAATTTATTTTCTCCCCGCGATAATAGGGCGATGCTACTATGAGTACGTAACAACAAACGGAAACATGGTTTTGCTTTCTTCGTTTTTACAAGGTATAGGTGCTATAAAAAATTATGTGTACGCAGACGTATCACTGCCGTTCCTTATTGGCAAATATTATTTTGGAAGTGTCTCAATTAGTGCAAACACAGGAGGGTTTGCTGGTGCATACGCGTATGGAATATTATCTCTGTTTATAACTCCTTTGGCGTATGGATTTTTATTTAGGCTATTAGATAAAGTTACCATTTTTGTTGAAGCTAAATTCTATATCCCATTCATAATGGTTACGGTGTACGTTATTGTGGGTAGCACGATCTCTTCTGTTTTATTAGTATATGGTTATATTATAGGAATAATAATGCTTTATATCATGAATAACACTGATGATTTTGAGTTTTCAAAAAGTTCAGGAATATAATTCACTCTTAGGAGGAAATGAAAATGAAACAGGTCTTTGTAAACAAAGGTCAAATTATAACCCGTGAGGTTCCGGTAAAAAGAGTCGAAAGTGGCTGTGTGAAGGTTGCAACATCGTATTCATGTATTTCTATGGGCACGGAGCTCGCTAGTGTTGCTTCATCGGGCAAGTCAATTTTGGATCGTATTAAAGAAAATCCCGATTTGATAAAACGTGGATTCAAAATGATTAAAGAGAAAGGAATTGGTGGCACCAAAGGTGCTATTGACAATTCCTTCGATAAATGGATTCCTCTGGGATATAGCGCGTCTGGCATCGTTACTGAAGTCGGCGAAGGAGTTCCTGGCATTTATCCGGGAGACAGAGTGGCTTGCGCCGGCGGTAATTATGCAACGCATTCTGAGGAAATGATAGTACCAAAAAACTTAATAGCAAAACTTCCTGACTCTGTATCACTTCGTGACGCATCTTCCGTTGCAATCGGATGTATTGCTATGCAGGGAATAAGACGTGCAGATGTTAAACTTGGCGAAGTTGTTGTGGTTATTGGCCTGGGATTAATTGGGCAGTTGACTGTTCAAATGTTAAATGCAGCTGGAGCTAGAGTAATTGCATCAGATGTCAACTCTGAAAGAATTGCTGAAACTGAATCTCTGGGTGTGATTCATGTTGTAAATTCTACAAAAGAGAATCTCATTGATGCGGTAAATTCTCTGACTGATGGTCATGGAGCTGATAGCGTAATTATCACGGCAGCCACGAATTCATCTGTACCTTTAAAGCAGGCATTTAATTGTTGCAGAAAACGTGGACGCGTTGTGCTTGTAGGTGTTGTAGATCTAAATATTGATCGCGATGATATTTATCAAAAAGAACTAGAATTTTTTATGTCAACATCCTATGGACCCGGACGATATGACAGCACTTATGAAGAAGGAGGCATTGATTACCCGTACCACTGGGTCAGATTCACAGAGAATCGCAACATGCAAGACTATCTTAGGCTCATTGGAGAGAAGAAGATCAATCTTAGTTATATGTTTGCCGAGGATGTGAACGTCGATGATGCTGATGCGGTATATGAATCTTTGGCAGAAGGTCAGTATAGACCTTTAATGCAGACATTTAAGTACGGGGAGGAAAAAGAAGAAAAAAAAAATACTGAAATTTCCCTTAAACTCACAACGAATAAAAGCGATAAAATTCGTGTTGCATTGTGCGGTGTTGGTAACTTTGCAAAAATGTTCCATCTTCCTAATTTGGATAAAATAGTAGATTATGAAATTTATTCAATAATGTCTAGGGATGGTGGAAATGCGACTAAAGCGGCAACAGATTATCACGCTTCAAAGTTAACCACTGATTATAACGACATATTAAATGATCCCAACGTGGATGTTATAGTGATTACAACGCGTCACAATTTACATTTTCAATACGTGGTTGATGCTCTCAAGGCAGGGAAAACAGTATTTGTCGAAAAGCCTTTATGCATGAATTCGGAAGAACTGGCAGCCATTGAAGAAACATTGAAGTCAACTAAAGGCGGCTTAATGGTAGGATATAACCGAAGATTTTCTCCTCATGCGCAGAAGATTAAGGGATATCTAACAAATCGTGTTAATCCTATGATCATTAATTATGTCATGAACGCAGGCTATATTGCTCCGGATGCTTGGGTGCATGGCAGAGAAGGCGGCGGAAGAATCATCGGAGAAGGTTGTCATATAATTGACCTTTTCAACTATTTTACTGACGAAATTCCAGTTTCTGTAACTGTAGAATCGATTACGCCAAAGACAAAAAACATTGGGAAGATCGACAACTGCGTAATTACGGTGAAATATGATGGCGGATCCATTGCTACACTGACATACTGTGCAAATGGAAACTCTAAATACCCTAAGGAATTCTGTCAAATATTTTGTGATAACAGCACTTATGTATTGAATGATTACAAGGAAACTCAGATATACAGTTCTAGAACGGAGACATTTACGACGAAAATTGCAGACAAAGGACACTACAACGAGCTTGTCGAGTTTGCAGAGTCTATTAAATCTGGGAAAAGGTTTTTGATACCTTTGGTATCACTACTAGCGACATCAAAGATTACTTTTATTGCGGATGAGAATTTGAGATGAGAAAGATTTTATCTTGGGGATGGAGATGGGGTGAGCGCCTCTATCTGCGAAAAAAACAAGTTGCTGTTGGAAAAGGGACGCTTTTTAACAAATCGACAGTTTTCGAGGGGTATAATAATGTTCATCGGAACTGTCATCTTTATGGAGCTCACATTGGGATAGGTTCATATATGGGGGATGAATGCGTTTTTAACAGTACTTATATCGGTAAGTACTGTGCGCTTGGCGCAGGAATCCGAGTATCGTTGGGTGATCATCCACTACATAAATTTGTTTCCATCCATCCAGCATTTTTTTCAACGAAAAAACAAGCGGGTTTTACTTTCTGTGAAAGAGATATATGGAAATCGGATAAGCAATTGAAAGGGAAATATGTTTGTACAATTGGTAGCGACGTTTGGATTGGCGATGAAGTCACAATTTTGGGTGGAATCAAAGTTGCAGATGGCTCTGTGGTTGGCGCAGGTGCGGTCGTTACAAGAGATACAGAACCCTATGGAATATACGTTGGCGTTCCTGCAAAGAAGATAGGCAGTAGATTTTCTGAGGAAGATATTTCTTTTCTGCTTAAGTCCCGTTGGTGGGATTCCAAATTCGAGGATCTTGTGTTCAAATCACATTTGTTTTCTGATATTCAGCAGTTTACGCAAAAGTTTGAGGAATAAAGCATGAAGACAATTTTAAAGGTCTTTTCAGCAGATATGGCTGCCAAATTTGTGGCAATGATTACGACGATACTGCTGATTCGTTATATGTCTGATCATAACTATGCTGATTATACAATATTTGTAGCAAGCACAAACATCTTTAATCAAATTGCAATTAGTTCATTTGGCAAGATGTATATTGTTGATCATGCAAGTCTGAAAGGCAAAGAATCAACACTGCTCTCGATTGAGATGAGCCTATCTATTTTTATTACAGGTATGTTTTGGATAATTCAGCCGGTGGTGAGATCGAATGTATTTGCGCTTGTACTGTTGATGATTTCCACATGTGTATTTGGCTATGCGAGAGTAATATATCAACAACAATGCAAATTTAAAGTATATACAATTCTGGAAATAATAAGAGTTGCCTCTTTTCTCGCATTAGTGTTCACATGCCACTATTTTGCTAAAACAGAATTGTCCGCATTTGTCGTTATTATTTTTCAAACAATCTCATTAGCATTATGTATTCCGTTTTTGTCCCAAAGGAGAACAAATATAACCATTTTCCAAAAACTTGATTTTAAGAGTTTATTCAAATTCCTGCTTCAAAAAGAGCAATTATATTTGTTTGTTTACGCAGCCTTAATGGCGATTTTGCTTCAGATTGACGTGCTTGCACTTAAAACCTGGAGTACTGACTATGATGTGTCAACGTACGCTTCGGCATTTAAGTACTACAACATGATGCTATTACTTTTGAATACTGTAAATAGCGTTCTCCTTCCCAAGATTTCATCGGAAGAAAATTATTATAATATTAGCAAAATGTATAAGCAACAAGATATATTGTCTATTGCTTTGCTTGTGGGGATAGTTATAGCAATAGTTATAGCACCTTGCGTTTTGCCTATAATTGACGGCGGTAAATATCCTGAAGCAATTGGCGTGTTTAGAATACTTTGTATTTCAGCGATCATCTCGTTCTGGGGGTCACCCTATAATAATTTGCTCATTAAAGAAAAGAAGTATTTGAGCATTTGTACTAGGTTTATCATTGGTATTATCGTTGCGATTGCAGGAAATTATATTTTGATTCCTAGAATGGGAGTAAACGGCACAGCTATCTCTACATTGATTTCATATGGAATTGTTAATCTATCTTCCAGAGTTCATGCAAAGATGATTATTAAGGAAAAGATAAGAGGCTAACCTAATGTCTATAAGCGTACTGAATCGGTTGCAAAAAAGAAGTGTAAAAGATATATATCTTTACATTAATGAAAAAATTGTTAAACGCAAAAGAAAGTTTTTATACAATAGAACAATTATGAAAAAAGAACCATCCCGAAATTATTATCAGCTGCCTAGTTTTAATTTGGAAAAGATAAATAAGGAAGAGTTGTTTTTAGCGGAATCTTTTTGCAAACATGTGTATGATTTGTTAGGAAGCGGTCCCAAAAAAGTATGTAGGAAACAAGGATACGACATTCATCAACTCCAAATAATAAGCGAATTTAAATTACAAGATATAATTGATGAAATTAGAATTTTGAATTCTGGATATAAGCCGATAGAGTGGCAGTTAGACTTTAAAAACGATTACCTTTTTAGTGAAAGACAAAAGAGTGATGATATTCAAAATAGTGAATCTAATGGGTATGATATAAAGATCCCGTGGGAATTGGCTCGATGTCAGCATCTTCCGTTTCTAGCGCGAATATATAGGACAACTGGAAATTTAAGTTATAAAAACGAAATTCTATGTGAAATTTTAGATTTTATTACTTTTAACCCCATAGGATATGGGGTTAATTGGAAGTGTACTATGGATGTAGGAATTCGTGTTGTGAATTGGATAATGGCTTTGGATCTTATTTCTTCTGGTATCAATGAGGATACAGATCAATTTGTTTATGAGGTTATTTCAAAATCAATTTATCAACATTGTGTTTTTATTAGATATCATTTAGAAGATTATCGCGATTATAGAGGCAACCACTATCTGTCGAATATTGTAGGGCTTCTCTTTTCAAGCCTGTATTTTTATCCAAAAGGACAGATTAAGAGAATACAAGAATTCGCTATAAAACAATTGTTTTGCTCGATAAACGAACAGTTTTATATGGATGGTGGTAATTTTGAGAGTTCCTTGCCATATCATCGGCTAGCGCTTGAAATGGTTATTTATGGTATCTGGAGAATACTTTTATTGGCAGACTGTAATGATGTTTGTTATCAATGTGTTAGTCTTATTCATATTCATAAGAGAGAAGTAGAGAAACTCGGGAAAGCGTTTAGAATGTTGCTTGATTCTATCAAGCCCAATGGGAATATCTACCAACTTGGTGATAATGACAGTGGTCATTTGCTTCGATTTTATCACTTTGGAGAGTATTTATCTTTTGATAAATATGTCAGTCGATATGGGAAAATATCGCTTGAACAAAATGAAGAGTTTGTGTGGGACGAGAACGAATTAAGTTGTAGCGAGATAGAATGCCTGATTAACACTATTTTAAAAAAAAGCTATGCAAACTCTTTCTTTAGCGGATTATTTGGAAATGTTTTTCAATCATCAGCTATATTCTCTATAATCAGTGATTCTTTTGAACGAGCTGCGCATGATACGCCGAAGTTGAATAATCAAAAGCTACTCTGTAAATTACCATATCAACAGATACGAATAATTAAGTTTTCTTCTTCTGTTGATTTACATAAGTTGAATTCTTTCTATTATTCTGACTTTGGCTTAGTAGGATTAAAAAGTGATTCTTTCTATCTAGGGATATCGCTTACTGATGCTGGACAAAATGGAAGAGGAGGACATTCACATAACGATAAACTATCATTTGAATTATTTGTAGATGGTACTGAGTATGAAAGAGATCCTGGCACCTATGTTTA
The DNA window shown above is from Eubacterium limosum and carries:
- a CDS encoding glycosyltransferase family 4 protein, whose protein sequence is MEEGMSNILIVTHWFYPRQNPRAFRGFELYRELSKEHKVDVLIGDWKFLLKSGEDYHVLDCYSAQEIANRNAKLSNKKLIQTGIKVVQFFIGDRYLLSGGKFLYQSINLENYDAVISIGLPFYVHWITSKKIRNYKGNIISISDWGDPFDKDQGKKIANYFTKIQKRICNTFDYVVTPTKNALSYYEKYKDNKKNIRVIPQGFDFSEVEIADYRPNRIPHFAYAGIFYHDKRNPEKFLDFLSEVEDDFVFTIYTIKHGPMYQNILLKYKKLLKEKLVIKDMVPRLECIRLLSENDFLINIDNVVNVQVPSKLIDYTLSGRPILSFKQDEIPNDKFYEFISSNYSQKYLINVDDYNITSVASKFNSLILGG
- a CDS encoding O-antigen polymerase, which codes for MHDAFYSRKDKQLMALLLLLFRLTLDFMYIYIIQKEYNNINILSMGYANGAFSFHYDAGRIAYSFFASFLFIELLVRCIIRHDKPHELICVGLLGISILPNMVMFAYSNIEWRFILLLTIFWIWFYTIVILMNKKDEDIIDRGEQKSGSIGIFSKKTAWYLFWIIVLAFIFGSIVLSYRYYGGFHINLSFADNDVYELRLSARGSFGTFLNYFRNNAMYVIIPLIANIFLIKRKYGLFGISFIVLLLLFSVDSQKAVLMLAILSFGVAHIIKNKISNTLIRGLLFANLFVILFYLITGNLLLIEYLVKRIYFLPAIIGRCYYEYVTTNGNMVLLSSFLQGIGAIKNYVYADVSLPFLIGKYYFGSVSISANTGGFAGAYAYGILSLFITPLAYGFLFRLLDKVTIFVEAKFYIPFIMVTVYVIVGSTISSVLLVYGYIIGIIMLYIMNNTDDFEFSKSSGI
- a CDS encoding bi-domain-containing oxidoreductase; translated protein: MKQVFVNKGQIITREVPVKRVESGCVKVATSYSCISMGTELASVASSGKSILDRIKENPDLIKRGFKMIKEKGIGGTKGAIDNSFDKWIPLGYSASGIVTEVGEGVPGIYPGDRVACAGGNYATHSEEMIVPKNLIAKLPDSVSLRDASSVAIGCIAMQGIRRADVKLGEVVVVIGLGLIGQLTVQMLNAAGARVIASDVNSERIAETESLGVIHVVNSTKENLIDAVNSLTDGHGADSVIITAATNSSVPLKQAFNCCRKRGRVVLVGVVDLNIDRDDIYQKELEFFMSTSYGPGRYDSTYEEGGIDYPYHWVRFTENRNMQDYLRLIGEKKINLSYMFAEDVNVDDADAVYESLAEGQYRPLMQTFKYGEEKEEKKNTEISLKLTTNKSDKIRVALCGVGNFAKMFHLPNLDKIVDYEIYSIMSRDGGNATKAATDYHASKLTTDYNDILNDPNVDVIVITTRHNLHFQYVVDALKAGKTVFVEKPLCMNSEELAAIEETLKSTKGGLMVGYNRRFSPHAQKIKGYLTNRVNPMIINYVMNAGYIAPDAWVHGREGGGRIIGEGCHIIDLFNYFTDEIPVSVTVESITPKTKNIGKIDNCVITVKYDGGSIATLTYCANGNSKYPKEFCQIFCDNSTYVLNDYKETQIYSSRTETFTTKIADKGHYNELVEFAESIKSGKRFLIPLVSLLATSKITFIADENLR
- a CDS encoding CatB-related O-acetyltransferase produces the protein MRKILSWGWRWGERLYLRKKQVAVGKGTLFNKSTVFEGYNNVHRNCHLYGAHIGIGSYMGDECVFNSTYIGKYCALGAGIRVSLGDHPLHKFVSIHPAFFSTKKQAGFTFCERDIWKSDKQLKGKYVCTIGSDVWIGDEVTILGGIKVADGSVVGAGAVVTRDTEPYGIYVGVPAKKIGSRFSEEDISFLLKSRWWDSKFEDLVFKSHLFSDIQQFTQKFEE